The following are from one region of the Rhodopirellula sp. P2 genome:
- a CDS encoding TVP38/TMEM64 family protein, which translates to MNTSDPSEAQTSDDPAPLWKRILRVALPVVLLVGCWFAFQTSGNDLREMHQRLGWIAPVVTVPLHAVVAAAPVPSDVIVIANGGLYSYPFAVFLGWLGWFLGSLLEFFTIRLLTGVESAEDSRKKMPTWLSRWPAGSPWFLVLGRQIPGVGAHLTAGVAAAGGVSAKRYLVWTAIAIVPGALLLSAIGAHLLGSA; encoded by the coding sequence ATGAACACCAGCGATCCCAGCGAAGCACAAACCTCCGACGATCCAGCGCCGCTCTGGAAACGCATCCTTCGTGTGGCACTGCCAGTTGTGTTGCTGGTCGGATGCTGGTTCGCATTTCAAACCAGTGGCAATGACCTGCGAGAGATGCATCAACGCCTTGGCTGGATCGCACCCGTCGTCACCGTGCCCCTGCACGCCGTGGTCGCGGCTGCACCGGTTCCCTCCGATGTGATCGTGATCGCCAACGGAGGTTTGTACTCCTACCCCTTTGCCGTCTTCCTTGGTTGGCTGGGATGGTTCCTCGGTTCGCTCTTGGAGTTCTTCACCATTCGTTTGTTGACCGGTGTGGAATCCGCCGAAGACTCGCGAAAGAAGATGCCGACATGGTTGTCCCGTTGGCCCGCTGGAAGCCCCTGGTTCCTCGTTCTCGGTCGTCAAATCCCTGGCGTGGGTGCTCACCTGACCGCCGGGGTCGCGGCAGCTGGCGGGGTCTCCGCAAAACGTTATTTGGTTTGGACCGCCATCGCCATCGTCCCCGGCGCACTGCTGCTCTCCGCGATCGGTGCTCATCTGCTTGGCAGTGCTTAG